In Desulfofundulus kuznetsovii DSM 6115, the following are encoded in one genomic region:
- the fusA gene encoding elongation factor G — translation MKNYQTSQIRNIGVVAHGGAGKTSLVEAMLFNTGAITRLGRVEDGTTTADYHPEEINRQVTIHTSLVPCEWQNCKLNILDTPGYSDFIGEVRGVLRVVETALFVVSAVDGVEVQTEVIWDLVEQGNQSRIIFINKMDRENANFYKVLDDLQAKFNANFAPIQLPIGQANDFTGIVDLVEQKAYSFENGKPKEVAVPDNLASEIPSYREKLIEAAVEADDELMMKYLEGEELSSEEIKQGLQKGVIAGKVVPILCGSATKNMGVTNLMDFLVKNCPAPPVEEGAPFSGLIFKTLADPYVGKMNFIRVFTGTLKSDTVVLNSTKEKQEKIGQILYVRGKNSTPTTEVPTGDIAVLVKLQDTSTGDTLCDKDRPVKLEGINFPEPTLTVAIQPKSKGDEDKLGDALSKLLEEDPAVRVEKNTETKQTLLTGMGELHLDILLERLKRKYGVDVTMDSPKVPYRETIRAEVKVEGKHKKQTGGRGQYGHVWLRLEPLADAPFEFTEEIFGGAVPKQYIPAVEKGVREAMQEGVLAGYPVTGVKVVLYDGSFHPVDSSELAFKIAASMAFKKGQQQAKPVLLEPIMEVEVTVPENFMGDVISDFNTKRGRILGMEAAGKNSRVKALVPLAEMYRYAIDLKSMTQGRGSFRMKFSSYEEVPARLAEEIIKKAKAAAEAEK, via the coding sequence TTGAAAAACTACCAGACTTCTCAAATCCGTAACATTGGCGTGGTAGCCCACGGCGGCGCCGGCAAGACCTCTTTAGTAGAGGCAATGCTTTTTAATACCGGGGCCATTACCCGACTGGGCCGGGTAGAAGATGGCACCACCACCGCCGATTACCATCCCGAGGAAATCAATCGCCAGGTAACCATTCATACCAGCCTGGTACCTTGCGAATGGCAAAATTGCAAGTTGAACATTTTAGATACCCCGGGCTACTCCGATTTTATCGGGGAAGTACGTGGTGTACTGCGGGTAGTAGAGACTGCCCTGTTTGTGGTGTCTGCCGTTGACGGGGTAGAAGTGCAGACAGAAGTCATCTGGGATCTGGTAGAACAGGGCAATCAATCCCGGATAATCTTCATTAACAAAATGGACCGGGAAAACGCCAATTTCTACAAAGTACTGGATGATCTGCAGGCCAAGTTTAATGCCAATTTCGCCCCCATTCAACTGCCCATCGGCCAGGCCAATGATTTTACCGGGATTGTAGACCTGGTGGAACAAAAGGCCTACTCTTTTGAAAATGGCAAACCCAAGGAAGTGGCCGTTCCCGACAATCTGGCCTCAGAAATTCCCTCCTACCGGGAAAAGTTGATTGAGGCGGCGGTGGAAGCTGACGATGAACTGATGATGAAGTACCTGGAAGGGGAAGAATTAAGCAGTGAGGAAATTAAACAGGGCCTGCAAAAGGGAGTTATTGCGGGCAAGGTAGTCCCCATTTTATGCGGCTCAGCCACGAAAAACATGGGTGTGACCAACCTCATGGACTTCCTGGTAAAAAACTGCCCAGCCCCGCCGGTAGAGGAAGGAGCTCCCTTCTCCGGCCTGATCTTTAAGACACTGGCCGACCCCTACGTGGGCAAAATGAACTTTATCCGCGTTTTTACCGGAACACTGAAGAGTGATACCGTCGTGCTCAACAGCACCAAGGAAAAACAAGAGAAGATCGGACAGATCCTCTACGTACGGGGCAAAAACTCCACTCCCACCACCGAGGTACCCACGGGCGATATCGCCGTGCTGGTCAAACTGCAGGACACCAGTACGGGCGACACTCTGTGTGATAAGGATCGTCCCGTCAAGCTGGAGGGGATCAACTTCCCCGAACCAACCCTGACGGTAGCCATCCAGCCCAAGAGCAAAGGCGACGAAGATAAACTGGGTGATGCCCTGTCCAAGTTGCTGGAGGAAGATCCCGCCGTCCGGGTGGAGAAAAACACGGAAACAAAGCAGACCCTGCTCACCGGTATGGGAGAGTTGCACCTGGATATCCTGCTTGAGAGGTTAAAGCGCAAATACGGCGTGGATGTAACCATGGATTCCCCGAAAGTGCCCTACCGGGAAACCATTCGCGCCGAAGTAAAGGTGGAGGGCAAGCACAAGAAGCAAACCGGCGGTCGCGGTCAATACGGTCACGTCTGGCTGCGGCTGGAGCCCCTGGCCGATGCACCCTTCGAATTTACCGAGGAGATTTTTGGCGGAGCGGTACCCAAGCAATACATCCCGGCAGTGGAAAAGGGCGTACGGGAGGCCATGCAGGAGGGCGTGCTGGCCGGTTACCCGGTAACTGGCGTAAAAGTGGTACTCTACGACGGTTCCTTCCACCCAGTAGACTCCTCGGAACTGGCCTTCAAAATTGCTGCTTCCATGGCCTTTAAGAAGGGACAGCAACAGGCCAAGCCGGTACTGCTTGAACCAATCATGGAAGTGGAAGTCACCGTACCTGAAAACTTCATGGGCGACGTCATTAGCGACTTCAACACCAAGCGGGGACGCATTCTGGGCATGGAAGCGGCCGGAAAGAATTCCCGGGTAAAGGCTCTGGTGCCCCTGGCGGAAATGTACCGCTACGCCATCGACCTGAAATCCATGACCCAGGGCCGGGGGTCCTTCCGCATGAAATTCTCCAGCTACGAAGAAGTGCCCGCCCGCTTAGCCGAGGAAATCATCAAAAAGGCCAAAGCGGCAGCGGAGGCAGAAAAATAG
- a CDS encoding type II toxin-antitoxin system HicA family toxin translates to MKTYSSKELIRMVQESGWALVRVSGSHHQFKHPTRPGLVTIPHPRKSLPTKTVMSILKQAGLDK, encoded by the coding sequence GTGAAAACATATTCATCCAAGGAACTAATCCGCATGGTACAGGAATCCGGCTGGGCGCTTGTCAGAGTCAGCGGCAGTCACCACCAATTCAAACACCCAACAAGGCCAGGATTAGTCACTATCCCTCACCCGAGAAAAAGCCTGCCAACTAAAACAGTCATGAGTATCCTTAAGCAAGCAGGTTTAGATAAGTAA
- the spoVB gene encoding stage V sporulation protein B: MSRQSFVYGAFILLLASLCNRLIGFVYQILMIRLIRPEGVGLFNMVYPIYVLVLVLATAGIPVAIAKLMAEEVARGNLGGAYRVFSIAFWWIVASSLFFTLVLILGAPLLQQYVFPNPKVYYCFLSLVPGIIIVSLCSAFRGFFQGLQQMTPTAVTQVVEQLVRVIAGLGIAWFMLPRGIEYAAMGISLGVVLGEFVGFLSMLAIYFKKRPSLSPFAVYCSAPALKVTGRIFDLAVPVTLTRFVSTAFLSVDAMLIPRRLQVAGMTLNEATGVYGQFVGIAESLLFTPSIVTISLATALVPAISDALAQNDLSLVRGRTEEALRLTMLAGLPATAVFFLLPKELCQAIFGYADAGVALGTLALGGPFLYLQQTTTGILQGLGRAERPLRNLIIAAAFKVAGIYYLTAVPALGIRGTALSLCAAYMIMSLLNYRDLKKIIALKVDFGYCLGKPLVATVGMAVVMWYARNFMLGSDDLSRMGLLIVLFLGGATYLLLLFLSGGVHSHDLRRLASFLGWRR; encoded by the coding sequence ATGTCCCGGCAATCCTTTGTCTATGGTGCTTTTATTCTCCTGCTGGCCAGCCTGTGCAATCGTCTGATCGGGTTTGTCTATCAGATTTTGATGATCCGGCTGATCCGCCCCGAGGGGGTTGGCCTTTTTAACATGGTCTACCCCATATACGTCCTGGTGCTGGTTCTGGCTACCGCCGGTATTCCGGTGGCTATTGCTAAACTGATGGCCGAAGAGGTGGCCCGGGGCAACCTGGGGGGAGCCTACCGGGTTTTCTCCATTGCCTTTTGGTGGATTGTAGCCAGCAGTCTATTCTTCACTCTGGTACTCATTCTGGGTGCACCCCTGTTGCAACAGTACGTCTTCCCCAACCCGAAAGTGTACTATTGTTTTCTTAGTTTGGTTCCGGGAATTATCATCGTATCCCTTTGCTCGGCCTTTCGCGGATTTTTCCAGGGGCTCCAGCAAATGACCCCTACGGCCGTGACCCAGGTGGTGGAACAACTGGTCCGGGTGATTGCCGGCTTGGGAATTGCCTGGTTTATGCTCCCCCGGGGAATCGAGTATGCGGCCATGGGCATTTCCCTGGGGGTGGTACTGGGGGAATTTGTCGGTTTTCTGTCCATGCTGGCCATTTACTTCAAAAAACGCCCTTCCCTTTCGCCTTTTGCCGTTTATTGTTCGGCACCGGCACTTAAGGTTACAGGCCGGATCTTCGATCTGGCCGTACCCGTGACCCTAACCCGTTTTGTTTCGACCGCCTTTTTATCGGTGGACGCCATGCTGATTCCCCGGCGCCTCCAGGTGGCAGGAATGACCTTAAATGAGGCTACCGGGGTTTACGGTCAATTTGTTGGGATTGCTGAATCCCTCCTGTTTACTCCCAGTATTGTAACCATTTCTTTAGCCACAGCTCTGGTTCCGGCCATAAGTGATGCCCTGGCGCAAAACGACCTTTCCTTGGTACGTGGCCGGACGGAAGAGGCTTTACGCCTGACCATGCTAGCCGGATTACCCGCCACCGCGGTCTTTTTCCTTTTGCCAAAGGAATTATGTCAGGCCATTTTCGGCTATGCCGACGCCGGCGTGGCTCTGGGGACCCTGGCTCTGGGAGGGCCGTTTCTTTACCTGCAGCAGACCACCACGGGAATCCTACAGGGATTGGGCCGTGCCGAAAGGCCATTGCGCAACCTGATTATTGCCGCCGCTTTTAAAGTGGCCGGCATTTACTACCTTACAGCCGTTCCCGCCCTGGGGATCAGGGGTACTGCCCTCTCCCTGTGCGCCGCCTATATGATTATGTCCCTGTTGAATTACCGGGACTTAAAGAAAATCATCGCCCTTAAGGTGGATTTTGGTTATTGCCTGGGTAAGCCGCTGGTGGCTACCGTTGGCATGGCGGTGGTTATGTGGTATGCCCGTAACTTTATGCTGGGTTCCGATGATCTATCCCGTATGGGCCTTTTGATTGTGCTTTTCCTGGGGGGTGCGACCTATTTGCTTTTGTTGTTTCTTTCCGGTGGGGTGCACAGCCATGATTTGCGACGCCTGGCCTCCTTCCTGGGCTGGCGCCGTTAA
- a CDS encoding type II toxin-antitoxin system HicB family antitoxin encodes MAKDRYIYPAIFDYADDGISVEFPDLPGCYTCGDNDEEALRMAKEALALHLYGLEEDSYPIPEPSPVNKLKVEPNQVVVLVEVWMPPFRDEMKHRAVKKTLTIPKWLDDLAREHNVNFSHLLQNALKEYLGINEKQP; translated from the coding sequence ATGGCCAAAGACAGATATATCTATCCTGCCATCTTTGATTACGCAGACGATGGTATCTCGGTAGAATTCCCCGACTTACCCGGATGCTATACCTGCGGCGACAACGATGAGGAAGCCCTTCGCATGGCTAAAGAAGCATTAGCCCTTCACTTATACGGGTTGGAGGAGGACAGCTATCCCATTCCCGAACCCAGCCCTGTAAACAAACTAAAAGTGGAACCAAATCAAGTTGTCGTTCTCGTCGAAGTCTGGATGCCCCCCTTCCGCGACGAAATGAAGCATCGGGCCGTCAAGAAGACGTTGACCATACCTAAATGGCTTGATGATTTAGCCCGGGAACATAATGTGAATTTTTCTCACTTACTGCAAAATGCCCTGAAAGAGTATTTGGGCATAAACGAAAAGCAGCCATAA